One Felis catus isolate Fca126 chromosome D3, F.catus_Fca126_mat1.0, whole genome shotgun sequence DNA segment encodes these proteins:
- the MIF gene encoding macrophage migration inhibitory factor isoform X2 produces MPMFVVNTNVPRASVPDGLLSELTQQLAQATGKPAQYIAVHVVPDQLMVFGGSSEPCALCSLHSIGKIGGAQNRSYSKLLCGLLAERLRVSPDRIYINYYDMNAANVGWNNSTFA; encoded by the exons ATGCCGATGTTCGTGGTGAACACCAATGTCCCCCGCGCTTCCGTGCCGGACGGGCTCCTTTCCGAGCTCACTCAGCAGCTGGCGCAGGCCACCGGCAAGCCGGCCCAG TACATCGCGGTGCACGTGGTCCCTGACCAGCTCATGGTCTTCGGCGGCTCCAGCGAGCCGTGCGCGCTCTGCAGCCTGCACAGCATTGGCAAGATCGGCGGCGCGCAGAACCGTTCCTACAGCAAGCTGCTGTGTGGCCTGCTGGCCGAGCGCCTGCGCGTCAGCCCTGATAG GATCTACATCAACTACTACGACATGAACGCGGCCAACGTGGGCTGGAACAACTCCACCTTCGCTTGA
- the MIF gene encoding macrophage migration inhibitory factor isoform X1, producing the protein MSPALPCRTGSFPSSLSSWRRPPASRPRFARREQGEGYIAVHVVPDQLMVFGGSSEPCALCSLHSIGKIGGAQNRSYSKLLCGLLAERLRVSPDRIYINYYDMNAANVGWNNSTFA; encoded by the exons ATGTCCCCCGCGCTTCCGTGCCGGACGGGCTCCTTTCCGAGCTCACTCAGCAGCTGGCGCAGGCCACCGGCAAGCCGGCCCAGGTTTGCCAGGAGAGAACAGGGAGAAGGG TACATCGCGGTGCACGTGGTCCCTGACCAGCTCATGGTCTTCGGCGGCTCCAGCGAGCCGTGCGCGCTCTGCAGCCTGCACAGCATTGGCAAGATCGGCGGCGCGCAGAACCGTTCCTACAGCAAGCTGCTGTGTGGCCTGCTGGCCGAGCGCCTGCGCGTCAGCCCTGATAG GATCTACATCAACTACTACGACATGAACGCGGCCAACGTGGGCTGGAACAACTCCACCTTCGCTTGA